From the Microbacterium profundi genome, the window GACAAAGACGCGATCGTGGTCGCGTCAGGAGTCGTGGAACTCGCACTTGCGGGAGCACTTGTCGCGCTTCCCAAGGAGCGCACGCGCGTCGGCTGGGCGGTGGCGGCGTTCTTCGTCGCCGTGTTCCCGGGCAACGTGCATCAGTGGCGCACCGGACGGTCGGCGCCGATGCTCGACACCGATGGCCGGCGTCTCTTCCGACTGTTCCTCCAGCCGCTCCTCGTGCTCTGGGCGCTGTGGAGCACCAGCGGGCCGTCCGGGCGCCGCTGACATCCGAAGACCGGCGCGATACGGTGTGCTCATGAAGACCGTGCCGTTCGGAACCTCGTCCGCCCCAGCCGTCGTCGCCGGAATGATGCGCATCAAGGACAAGGAGGATGCGCAGATCCGCGAGCTCTACGCCTCCGCCCGAGAAGCAGGGATCGACTTCTTCGACCATGCCGACATCTACGGCGGTCGAATGCACGCGTGCGAGGAGCGCTTCGCCCAAGCGCTGACGCTGTCGCCGGCAGAACGCGATGAGATCACCATCCAGACGAAGTGCGGGATCGTCCCGCAGGACGGCACGTTCGACTTCTCCTACGAGCACATCCTGCGCCAGGTCGACGGATCGCTGCGTGCGCTGGACACCGACCGGATCGACGTGCTCCTGCTGCATCGCCCCGATGCTCTCGTCGAACCGGAGGAAGTGGCTCGCGCATTCGACGAACTCGAGGCGTCGGGAAAAGTGCGCGCCTTCGGCGTCTCCAACCACACGCCCCGCCAGATCGACCTGCTGCGCACTGCTGTGACGCAGCCGCTGGTCGCCAATCAGCTCCAGCTCTCGCTGACCCAGGCGCCGATCATCGCGCAGGGCATCGCGGCGAACATGAGCGGGGCCGACCAGGCCCTCACCCGTGACGGCGGAGGAGTGCTGGAGTACTGCCGCATCAACGCGATCACCATCCAGGCATGGTCGCCGATGCAGGCCGCGGCGGGTGCCGGCACGTTCGTCGGCAATCCGGACTACGCCGAGCTGAACGACGTTCTCGATCGGCTCGCCGATCTGCACGGCGTCACGCCCACCGGAATCGCGGTCGCCTGGATCACGAGGCATCCCGCGAACATGCAGGTCGTGATGGGCACCACCACGCCGGAGCGCCTGAAGGCTGCGGCGGAGGGATCCGACGTCGCTCTCACCCGTCCCGAGTGGTACGAGCTGTTCCGGGCCGCGGGGCATCTCGTTCCGTAGGGCTCATCGCGACAGCATCCGGCGCCGTCGCCCCGGCGCGGTAGGCTGGACACGGCATTCACAACAGGAGGCAACCGTGATCATCAGCTTCATCGTCTACTTGGTGCTCTTCATCGGCGGCATCGTGCTGATGGGCATCTCGCACGGCCTTCCTGATTTCCAGGCACTCGTCTTCTGTGCCGGCCTCGCAGCATTCTGCCTGTCGATGGCGTGGATCATGCGCGCGGGCCGCAGCGGAGCCACCCGCCGCTCGGGCAACTGGGATGACGGCCCTTCGACGAGCTGAGCTCGCTCAGGCGTGTTTCGCCAGCCGCGCCTCGAGGTTCGCCTTCACCGCCGGCCACTCCGGCTCGATGATGGAGAACTCGACGGAGTCGCGCAACGCACCGTTGCGGTAGCGCGAGATCGCCCGCATCACGCCATCCTGCTTGGCGCCGAGGCGTTCGATCGCCGCACGTGACTGGAAGTTCACCCACTGGGTGGTCAACCCCACGCGGAACACGCCCAGCGTCTCGAACGCGTGCGTGAGCAGCAGCAGCTTCGACTCAGCGTTCGTGCCGGTGCCGTGCGCGGTCGGGCGGTTCCAGGTGTACCCGATGTGCAGTCGCGGCACGTCCGCGACCAGGTCGTAGTACGTCGTCATCCCGATCACACGACCGGATGCGTCGAAGGCGGTGAACGGCACCATCTCGCCCTTCTCGGCGAGTGCGAGCCTGCGATCGATCTCGGCGGCGACGCCGTCAGGGGCGGGGACGGACGTGTACCACGCCGTCTGCCACAGGTCGTTCTCCTGCACGGCTTCGATGAGACCGTCGCGGTGCGAGCGGTCCAACGGCTGCAGTTCGACCAGTCGTCCGGTCAGGGTCACGGGGCCGGGCGTGGTGCGAAAATCCATGGCGCCATTCTACGAGCGGCGGCTAGGGTGAAAGCATGCCGTTCATCTCGATCCTCGTCATCGCACTGATGATCTTCGCGCTGATCGACGTCATCACGCGCGACGATTCGCAGGTGAAGCACCTGCCGAAGATGGTCTGGGTCATCATCGTCATCCTGCTGCCGCTGATCGGCAGCGCACTCTGGTTCGGTCTCGGCCGCGAATATGCCGGCGGCGGCATATCGATGCCGCGGATGCCGCGACGCACTGCCGCACCGATGACGCAGACGCCACCTGCAACGCAGACCTGGACGCCGCCGACAGAGGCCCGCACGACGGAACAGCAGATCGCCGACCTCGACCGAGAGATCGCGGAGTGGGAACTGCGTCAGCAGATCGAGGCGCGCAAGCGCGAGCACGGCGAACCGGACACGGCGTGACCGGCGCACGGCGCGCCGTCCTCGGCGGGGGAAGCGGTGCGCTCGGCAGCGCACTCGCTCGCGCTCTCACCGACGACGGATACGACGTGCGGGTGATCGGTCGCAACGGCCCCGATGCGCGGTGGGATGACCCCGATGGCATCGTGCGTCTCGTCGATGGCGCGGAGCTCGTGATCGGGCTCGCCGGAAAGTCGGTGAACACCCGTTACACCGACGCGAACCGTGACGAGATCCTACGCTCCCGGGTGGACACCACCCGCGCGCTGAACGAGGCGATCGCCCGTGCCGAGCATCCGCCGCTCGTGTGGATGAACGCGAGCACGGCGACCCTGTACCGCTACGCCCTCGATCGTCCGCAGACCGAGAAGGACACCGACTTCGACACCGGATTCTCGCCCGATGTCGGACGCAACTGGGAGGCCGAGCTCTTCCGCGGTGATCTGCCAGGGACACGCCGCATCGCGCTGCGCACCACGATCGTGCTCGGCGAAGGCCCTGTCGGCGACGTGCTCTTCCATCTCGCACGGTTCGGGATCGGCGGCCCGCAGCACGACGGATGGTGGTTCCCGCATC encodes:
- a CDS encoding GNAT family N-acetyltransferase, producing MDFRTTPGPVTLTGRLVELQPLDRSHRDGLIEAVQENDLWQTAWYTSVPAPDGVAAEIDRRLALAEKGEMVPFTAFDASGRVIGMTTYYDLVADVPRLHIGYTWNRPTAHGTGTNAESKLLLLTHAFETLGVFRVGLTTQWVNFQSRAAIERLGAKQDGVMRAISRYRNGALRDSVEFSIIEPEWPAVKANLEARLAKHA
- a CDS encoding epimerase, translated to MTGARRAVLGGGSGALGSALARALTDDGYDVRVIGRNGPDARWDDPDGIVRLVDGAELVIGLAGKSVNTRYTDANRDEILRSRVDTTRALNEAIARAEHPPLVWMNASTATLYRYALDRPQTEKDTDFDTGFSPDVGRNWEAELFRGDLPGTRRIALRTTIVLGEGPVGDVLFHLARFGIGGPQHDGWWFPHRRYRGIGPHPTEHRQSGIRSHGRQRFSWIHIDDFVGAIRFLLDHPEIDGPVNMAAPGAVENRELMAALRRTVGMPFGLPAWRFMLEPAMWVLRTEPELILKSRWVEPGVLSDAGYEFAHPELGEALRDIRGS
- a CDS encoding aldo/keto reductase, producing the protein MKTVPFGTSSAPAVVAGMMRIKDKEDAQIRELYASAREAGIDFFDHADIYGGRMHACEERFAQALTLSPAERDEITIQTKCGIVPQDGTFDFSYEHILRQVDGSLRALDTDRIDVLLLHRPDALVEPEEVARAFDELEASGKVRAFGVSNHTPRQIDLLRTAVTQPLVANQLQLSLTQAPIIAQGIAANMSGADQALTRDGGGVLEYCRINAITIQAWSPMQAAAGAGTFVGNPDYAELNDVLDRLADLHGVTPTGIAVAWITRHPANMQVVMGTTTPERLKAAAEGSDVALTRPEWYELFRAAGHLVP
- a CDS encoding PLD nuclease N-terminal domain-containing protein, translated to MPFISILVIALMIFALIDVITRDDSQVKHLPKMVWVIIVILLPLIGSALWFGLGREYAGGGISMPRMPRRTAAPMTQTPPATQTWTPPTEARTTEQQIADLDREIAEWELRQQIEARKREHGEPDTA
- a CDS encoding DoxX family protein, producing MGRRGLRVSSNRLINARSVARWILAAVLTTTGVGHLTWGRRGFRITVPDWATRLLRLDKDAIVVASGVVELALAGALVALPKERTRVGWAVAAFFVAVFPGNVHQWRTGRSAPMLDTDGRRLFRLFLQPLLVLWALWSTSGPSGRR